The sequence below is a genomic window from Desulfobacterales bacterium.
AGAATCGGAAAAAAAATACAGATCTCTTTTTGAATCAGCTCCCGATGCTATTGTTATATCAGATTTTCACGGCCATCTACTATCATACAACAAAGCTTTTAAAAACTTATTCAAGCTTGATGATAAAACAAAACCATCAAAACTTAATGCTGAAGATTTATATCTTCATTCTGATAAAGAGAAAGGACGAGTCTTTAAAACTTTAAAAGTAAAGGGGCAAATAAAAAATTATGAGCAAGACCTCGTTGATAACAATGGAAATGTCATTAAAGCGAGCTTATCGTTACGGCTTATAAATTTCGAAGGCGTGGCTTGTATACAAACTATAATGCGAGACATCACACTTATGAAAAAAATGGAGCTTAAATTAAAAGATTACGCTCAAAATCTTCAAAAAATGGTGAATGCAAAAACTCGCGAGTTAAAAATAGCAAATGAAGAACTTTCGTCAACGATCAAAAGCCTTCAGGAGACAAGAGAACAACTTGCAATCAGTGCAAGAAGCGCAGGCATGGCTGAACTTGCTGTATCAGTACTTCATAACATCGGAAATGCCATAACTCCAGTGAATATTAAAGTCAATAAAATGCACGAATATATAGCTAAACATGAAGTAGAATCATTTTCTAAAATTAAAACATTTATTGAATCCCAATGGAATACTAATGATGACTCTCTAAACAATCGAAAAGAAAAATTGATAGATTTTTTTTCAGCAACAATAGATATTTTAAAACTAAAATGTAATTCTTTAGAAAACGAGCTTAAAGCAACAAAAAAGAATATTGATCATATAATTGAAATAATAGCCTTGCAGCAAAAATATGCCGGAATTAAAGGATTTGAAGCCAAAGTCAATATAAACGATGTAATAGCTGATTCTGTTGATATGCTCTCTGACGCATTAAAAAAACGAAAAACTAATGTTAATTTAAATCTACATGAAGTGCCTAATGTTTTTATCGATAAAAATAAAATGGTTCAAATCTTTATAAATATTTTAAAAAATTCTTATGAATCAATTGAAATGGCACAAAATTCAATTGCAAAAAAAATATATATTTCTACTAATATAAATACTATCAATAAAAATAACTACGTTCAAATAACTGTTGAAGATACAGGCATTGGCGTTGCTAAAGAAGTTATTGATAAAGTTTTTCAATTTAATTTTTCCACAAAACAACGGGGAACCGGCTTTGGTTTACATGATGCTGCAAACTACATAAAGGCTCAAGGAGGAGATATTAAAATATTCAGTGATGGACTTGAAAAAGGAGCTTGTATTGAAATAAACCTACCGGCTTTTAATTGAAAATTAAACTCCCTTAAAACTTAAAACTTATATTATCGCTAAAAAAATCTATTGACATTTTTTGAAATTGAATTAAAAGTAACAACCAATTTATCAATTGGTAGGAGGTGATACTGGAATTAGTTTTTATTAATTTTTTTGTATAAGTTTTTTATTATAAAGTTATAATTAATTAACCAAAATTAAATGAAAGGAATTTGAAGCAATGAAAAAATTTATCGTTATTTTATGTGTTTCTATGATGTTAGTTACATCAGCTTATGCCGGTTCTAAAGAAAACTGTGGTTGTGGACTTGGACAAATGGCTTTGGGTGACCAAGATTCTCTCTTAATGCAACTTGTAGTTACATTCTTGAATGGTATTTGCGGAAACCAAACCTTTGGAATTAGCTCTGGAACTCTTGGCTGCCAAAAACCATCAACTATCGTATTAAATGAACAATTAAATATCTTCGTAGCGGACAATATGGATAATTTGGCTGTTGATATTGCTGCAGGTCAAGGTGAAACTCTTGACGCATTAGCAGAAATCGCTCAAATTCCTGTTGAAAAAAGAGGCGAATTTAATTTAACTCTTCAAAATAATTTTGACTCTATTTATCTTTCACAAGACGTTACAAATAAAGACGTTGTAAGCAAAATTCAGTCTATTGTAGAATCAATCTAAATTGAGTCTTACACAAGATAAGTCAATTTAAGTTCTAAGGAGAAACGATAAAAAATCGTTTCTCCTTAAATTTTTTTATGAGAACATTATTTTTTTATTTTTTTATTTTTTTTTATTCATTATCCACCGTATTAGCTGATAATAATTATCGTGATTATCTTATAAAAACAGCCAATGAGCAAAAGCTCTATAATGAAAGATACTGGTGGATACTTCTCCATTATAAAAAAGGAACATTTGGAATAAAAAGCCAAATAGATGATCCTATTTTTTTTGTATCCTCTGAAGGAAAGTATAATCCTAAAGCTGAACTTGAAGCTACTTTGAGTTCTTTTTTTGAGCCACAAAAAGAAGGTGAAGAGCATCCTTCATGTAAATTCATCGC
It includes:
- a CDS encoding PAS domain S-box protein encodes the protein MQSLNILKKRTLSRELMIWIITIVFLFALTLSSVYFIYFSNMIKKNLEEMASKNTEEFSEIILNSVWNIEISNITDIANSYISSDHIAGIRIYFKKNDPPIFDKKPIIEENLIKRSKILKKQSLYKGKNLEIGYVELWFTDKPAVETLKKTIIDMSLIFFATAIFVAVGTKFLLNHFLTKPINNLIIEVKKIAGGDYKRKLKFARHYDINSIINEVNIMSSHIANRAEQLQKEIFEKKRAEQELKELNSTISFRLAQIEETKNALEESEKKYRSLFESAPDAIVISDFHGHLLSYNKAFKNLFKLDDKTKPSKLNAEDLYLHSDKEKGRVFKTLKVKGQIKNYEQDLVDNNGNVIKASLSLRLINFEGVACIQTIMRDITLMKKMELKLKDYAQNLQKMVNAKTRELKIANEELSSTIKSLQETREQLAISARSAGMAELAVSVLHNIGNAITPVNIKVNKMHEYIAKHEVESFSKIKTFIESQWNTNDDSLNNRKEKLIDFFSATIDILKLKCNSLENELKATKKNIDHIIEIIALQQKYAGIKGFEAKVNINDVIADSVDMLSDALKKRKTNVNLNLHEVPNVFIDKNKMVQIFINILKNSYESIEMAQNSIAKKIYISTNINTINKNNYVQITVEDTGIGVAKEVIDKVFQFNFSTKQRGTGFGLHDAANYIKAQGGDIKIFSDGLEKGACIEINLPAFN
- a CDS encoding DUF3015 family protein encodes the protein MKKFIVILCVSMMLVTSAYAGSKENCGCGLGQMALGDQDSLLMQLVVTFLNGICGNQTFGISSGTLGCQKPSTIVLNEQLNIFVADNMDNLAVDIAAGQGETLDALAEIAQIPVEKRGEFNLTLQNNFDSIYLSQDVTNKDVVSKIQSIVESI